One stretch of Chryseobacterium indologenes DNA includes these proteins:
- a CDS encoding type I polyketide synthase gives MKNLTIIGLTPFEKPDVNLMPKLHQAGIFPVLSLGQELTTAQTALSQLEETALPSYGIYVSNEKLATIQIPENVRFAILPFGMTVSQNSDLDIIYQVTSLEEAKQAEESGAKGIIIKGNEAGGHIGYESTFVLFQRIINEIKSIPVWVQGGIGLHTAAAVKALGATGIVLDNQLALFPESSVPKDLKDLCSKLNGTETKIIANHRVLVRPNSPSLPDDITAEDLKHYFTDLDISKSYIPMGQDISLATDLYEEFRTLKKLAFGLKEAMHGHLKQAKALQVIDQNNPLAQELGLKYPIAQGPMTRVSDVPGFANAVAEAGALPFVALSLLKGNSAKSLVMETKELAGNKTWGVGILGFAPQELRDEQTSYILEAQPPVVLIAGGRPTQAKVFEKAGIKTFLHVPSPALLDIFLKEGAKSFIFEGRECGGHVGPLSSMVLWEKQIERILKEDHPENISVFFAGGIHNDFSTAFVSIMAAPLAARGVKVGVLMGTAYLYTQEAVQTGAIQEEFQLQAMKAKDTVLLETAPGHETRCLNTAFANHFNTEKAKLLAAGTDKKEVWEQLEKLNVGRLRIAAKGIERQGDQLVNIPKDDQLDLGMYMIGQIATMHNKVLTLEQLHQNVSINNYEYIQNAELTELPTSSEKPLDIAIVGMECIFPGAKNLDEFWRNIILGKDSVTEVPDERWNKELYYKPDSDEADVSHSKWGGFIPKIDFDPLAFGIPPQSLAAIEPTQLLTLLVAKRAMEDAGYGAKHINRENISVIIGAEGGNDLANSYSFRGYYKQVFGELHEEVKEAFPHTTEDSFPGILANVIAGRITNRLDLGGRNFTVDAACASSLAALDLACQELVLGKSDMVLAGGADLHNGINDYLMFSSTHALSRKGRCATFDSEADGIALGEGIAILVLKRYEDAINDGDRIYSVIKGVGGSSDGKALGLTAPRKVGQVRALERAYTQAGISAAAVGLVEAHGTGTVVGDKTELSALTNLFSRSGALPGQTHLGSVKTQIGHTKCAAGLAGLIKASLAVYHGVKPPTLHLKNPNAYYNAQTSPFSFHAETGLWTEKNRYAGISAFGFGGTNFHTVIANHPKKDNSIAMQSWPSELFVFRGDTYEEAKGQSSQIKTLLEINDEIPLKDIAYSLSISSEKPIQFSIVADTAVDLMMKIELVLLGIETKDTFTVSKKEGKVAFTFPGQGSQRINMARDLFVVFPSMRQIIDNYPELEKVVFPSTTFNEADLKQQKETIKDTRLAQPLLGIVDLALAKFLESLGIIPDMLAGHSYGELPALCFSGVFAENQLVDLSIQRAQSILNSVEGGDPGSMLAASATHERLQPIIAKVEGCYPVNFNAPTQCVIAGSTEAINKLLEVLKQEGISAKKLEVACAFHSPLLAKSKGLYADVLKDVPFQEMQIPVWSNTTANVYPSNPSDIKERLTEHLVQPVRFVEQMQAMYNDGARIFIEVGPGKVLTGLAKSCLEKDQLTLYVEDSSRNKFTHLLCMLAQYLGTGRSFNIEKLFDGRFVQLVDINQPELYKKSPAIWRVNGQAAHPTTGSLPANGALPIINPIPMNNFTNHNTQAPASEGLSTAERMLQEYLNSMKLMIQAQRDVMLSFMGQNPQVNPMPVYNTPMPAHATERTIPVQAVQQERTVAVAATAVAVKAAPTRDIKALLLQVVSDKTGYPQEMLGMEMDLEADLSIDSIKRVEIIGTLRSELGTLANGNTNEDMVMEQLAAIKTLSGLVSWLTEFSGAETTTAPEKNRTAAEAVSAPQAKSALSLEDLQNGILNIVSEKTGYPKEMLGLDLDLEADLSIDSIKRMEIIADLKNKIGFGENLEQADDVMEKLAAIKTLRGLASWISEMSGDTTETKNEVKEVNTPETTNNVLSRLRFDITPTNASSVQNTDILQGKRFAITQDDSKQTSAIKTELEKHGAIVELVDADKDLSHVDGLIMLDLFSATDKPSIIDHVDLIKKLDFDKAKWVYLISDIAAHIQEVTDVSVLRHHQGYPGLFKSLAREFDHTTCRFISLSTPQEVDQIANITLKEILTNDKPAEVIYKNEQRHKVDIIPSPLSTSLNEAHIQLDQKSVVLVLGGAQGITAELVKHMSQAYPCTYILVGRSADPRNEVSAKELEAMKTKEEIRAFLIKSGKFTSPAEIEKETTKVYKNNQILRTIRDMEALGNTIIYQSLDLCDEEGLSNLISGIYEKYNRLDGVIHGAGLLEDKLFKQKTTSSFGRVFDTKVKPLRVLAEQLRTDCQFVVLFSSIASVYGNKGQTDYAAANSVLDDYANALNKRLQGKVISINWGPWKGAGMVSSTLESEYERRGISMIPLDEGKEIFLNEIKYGTESQVLIMSGNNW, from the coding sequence ATGAAAAACTTAACCATTATTGGACTAACGCCTTTTGAAAAGCCGGATGTCAACCTTATGCCTAAATTGCATCAGGCGGGTATATTTCCTGTCCTCAGCTTAGGCCAAGAGTTAACGACCGCCCAGACAGCCCTTAGTCAACTGGAAGAAACAGCCCTACCCTCTTATGGTATTTATGTTTCTAATGAAAAACTTGCAACAATTCAAATTCCAGAAAATGTAAGATTTGCGATCTTACCATTCGGAATGACTGTTTCTCAGAATTCGGATCTGGATATTATCTATCAGGTAACCAGTTTAGAAGAAGCAAAACAGGCTGAAGAATCAGGAGCCAAAGGAATCATCATCAAAGGAAATGAAGCAGGAGGTCACATCGGCTATGAATCTACTTTTGTATTGTTCCAGCGCATTATCAATGAAATCAAAAGCATTCCGGTTTGGGTACAGGGGGGAATAGGACTCCATACTGCTGCAGCTGTGAAAGCTTTGGGAGCAACAGGTATTGTACTGGATAATCAGCTGGCTTTATTTCCAGAAAGTTCTGTTCCAAAAGACCTCAAAGATCTATGTTCTAAATTGAACGGAACTGAAACTAAAATCATTGCCAATCATCGTGTATTGGTAAGACCTAATTCACCTTCATTACCAGATGATATTACCGCTGAAGATCTTAAACATTATTTTACAGATCTGGACATCAGCAAGAGCTATATCCCAATGGGTCAGGATATTTCCCTGGCAACGGATCTGTATGAAGAATTCAGAACACTGAAAAAGTTGGCTTTTGGACTTAAAGAAGCCATGCATGGGCATCTGAAACAAGCAAAAGCCCTTCAGGTTATTGATCAGAATAATCCATTAGCACAGGAACTTGGATTAAAATATCCAATTGCACAAGGGCCGATGACCCGTGTAAGTGATGTTCCCGGATTTGCCAATGCAGTAGCAGAAGCAGGCGCCTTACCATTTGTTGCTTTATCCTTATTGAAAGGAAACTCAGCAAAGTCTTTAGTAATGGAAACCAAAGAACTGGCAGGCAACAAAACATGGGGAGTAGGAATTTTAGGTTTTGCCCCTCAGGAATTAAGAGATGAACAAACCTCTTATATCCTTGAAGCCCAACCACCTGTCGTTTTAATTGCAGGAGGAAGACCGACACAAGCTAAAGTATTTGAAAAAGCAGGAATAAAGACATTCCTACACGTTCCATCTCCTGCCCTATTGGATATTTTCTTGAAAGAAGGAGCTAAGAGCTTTATTTTTGAAGGCCGTGAGTGTGGTGGACACGTTGGTCCATTATCCAGCATGGTGCTTTGGGAAAAACAAATTGAACGCATATTAAAAGAAGACCATCCGGAAAATATCAGTGTATTTTTCGCAGGTGGAATCCATAATGATTTCTCAACCGCATTCGTTTCCATCATGGCCGCTCCATTAGCTGCCAGAGGAGTAAAAGTGGGTGTTTTGATGGGGACTGCTTATCTGTACACTCAGGAAGCGGTACAAACAGGAGCTATTCAGGAAGAATTCCAATTACAGGCGATGAAGGCTAAAGATACCGTTTTATTAGAAACAGCTCCTGGCCACGAAACCCGTTGTTTGAATACAGCATTTGCCAACCATTTCAACACCGAAAAAGCTAAACTTTTAGCTGCCGGAACTGATAAAAAAGAAGTTTGGGAGCAATTGGAAAAATTAAATGTTGGCCGGTTAAGAATTGCCGCAAAAGGAATTGAACGCCAAGGAGATCAGTTAGTTAATATCCCTAAAGACGATCAACTGGATCTTGGAATGTATATGATAGGGCAGATTGCAACGATGCATAACAAGGTGCTCACTCTTGAGCAACTTCACCAAAACGTTAGTATCAACAATTACGAATACATCCAAAATGCTGAATTGACAGAACTTCCAACATCTAGCGAAAAACCTTTAGATATTGCCATCGTAGGAATGGAATGTATTTTCCCGGGTGCTAAAAACCTGGATGAATTCTGGAGAAACATTATTTTAGGAAAAGACAGTGTAACTGAAGTTCCGGATGAAAGATGGAACAAAGAACTGTATTATAAACCGGATTCAGACGAAGCAGATGTATCGCATTCAAAATGGGGCGGTTTCATCCCGAAAATTGATTTTGATCCGCTTGCATTCGGTATTCCGCCACAATCTCTTGCCGCTATTGAACCTACCCAATTGCTTACTTTATTGGTGGCAAAACGTGCGATGGAAGATGCAGGATATGGTGCAAAACATATTAACAGAGAAAATATCTCTGTAATCATAGGAGCTGAAGGAGGTAACGACCTTGCCAACAGCTATAGTTTCAGAGGATATTATAAACAGGTCTTCGGAGAACTTCACGAAGAAGTAAAAGAAGCATTCCCACATACTACGGAGGATTCTTTCCCTGGTATTTTAGCTAATGTGATCGCAGGCAGGATTACAAACCGTCTGGATTTAGGTGGAAGAAACTTTACCGTAGACGCAGCATGCGCATCATCTTTAGCTGCCTTGGACTTAGCTTGCCAGGAACTTGTCTTAGGCAAATCAGATATGGTCCTTGCCGGAGGTGCCGATTTACACAACGGAATCAACGATTACCTGATGTTCTCCAGTACCCACGCCCTTTCCAGAAAAGGAAGATGTGCCACTTTTGACAGTGAAGCAGACGGTATTGCCCTTGGAGAAGGAATCGCAATCCTGGTTCTGAAAAGATATGAAGATGCAATCAACGATGGCGATCGTATTTATTCAGTAATCAAAGGAGTTGGCGGATCCAGTGACGGAAAAGCCCTTGGATTGACTGCCCCTAGAAAAGTAGGTCAGGTGAGAGCATTGGAACGTGCTTACACTCAGGCAGGAATCAGTGCTGCAGCTGTGGGATTGGTAGAAGCTCATGGTACCGGAACTGTTGTTGGAGACAAAACTGAATTAAGTGCTTTAACGAACTTATTCAGCCGTTCAGGTGCATTACCGGGACAAACGCATTTAGGTTCTGTGAAGACACAAATTGGACATACTAAGTGTGCTGCAGGATTAGCAGGTTTAATCAAAGCTTCTCTTGCTGTTTACCATGGTGTGAAACCTCCTACCCTTCACCTTAAGAATCCGAACGCTTATTATAACGCACAAACCAGCCCATTCTCTTTCCATGCGGAAACTGGGTTATGGACTGAGAAAAACAGATATGCGGGAATCAGTGCTTTTGGATTTGGAGGAACAAACTTCCACACTGTAATCGCGAACCATCCGAAAAAAGATAACTCAATTGCGATGCAGTCTTGGCCTTCAGAATTATTTGTATTCCGTGGGGATACTTATGAAGAAGCTAAAGGACAATCAAGCCAGATCAAAACATTATTGGAAATCAATGATGAGATTCCATTAAAAGATATTGCTTACAGTTTAAGCATCAGTTCAGAGAAACCAATTCAGTTCAGTATTGTAGCTGATACTGCGGTAGATCTGATGATGAAGATTGAATTAGTACTATTAGGAATAGAAACTAAAGATACTTTTACTGTCAGTAAAAAAGAAGGTAAGGTAGCCTTCACATTCCCTGGACAAGGAAGCCAGAGAATCAATATGGCTCGTGATCTGTTCGTAGTCTTCCCGTCTATGCGTCAGATTATCGATAACTATCCTGAGCTTGAAAAAGTAGTTTTCCCTTCTACAACATTCAATGAAGCGGATTTAAAACAACAAAAAGAAACCATTAAAGATACCCGTTTAGCACAACCGCTTTTAGGAATTGTTGATCTTGCATTAGCTAAATTCTTAGAATCATTGGGAATTATTCCTGATATGCTGGCAGGTCACAGCTATGGTGAATTACCGGCTTTATGTTTTTCAGGTGTATTTGCAGAAAATCAATTGGTTGATTTAAGTATCCAGAGAGCTCAATCTATCTTAAACTCAGTTGAAGGTGGAGATCCGGGTTCTATGTTAGCTGCAAGCGCTACTCACGAACGTTTGCAACCGATCATTGCTAAGGTGGAAGGATGCTATCCGGTTAATTTCAATGCGCCTACTCAATGTGTTATCGCTGGAAGTACGGAAGCCATCAATAAACTGCTGGAAGTCCTTAAACAGGAAGGCATTTCTGCTAAAAAACTGGAAGTGGCATGTGCATTCCACAGCCCGTTATTGGCAAAATCTAAAGGTTTATATGCTGATGTATTAAAAGACGTTCCTTTCCAGGAAATGCAGATTCCTGTATGGTCTAATACCACAGCAAACGTATATCCTTCAAATCCTTCTGATATCAAAGAAAGACTGACTGAACACTTGGTACAGCCTGTAAGATTCGTAGAGCAGATGCAGGCGATGTATAACGACGGAGCAAGGATCTTCATCGAGGTAGGACCAGGAAAAGTCCTTACAGGATTGGCTAAATCATGTCTTGAAAAAGACCAGTTGACTTTATATGTTGAAGACAGCAGCCGTAATAAATTCACTCATTTACTGTGCATGTTAGCCCAGTATTTAGGAACAGGCCGCAGCTTCAATATTGAAAAACTTTTTGATGGCCGTTTTGTTCAGCTCGTTGACATTAATCAGCCTGAATTGTACAAGAAAAGCCCTGCCATCTGGCGTGTTAACGGACAAGCTGCACATCCGACAACAGGTTCATTACCTGCTAATGGTGCACTCCCTATCATAAATCCTATTCCTATGAACAATTTTACCAATCATAATACTCAAGCTCCTGCATCGGAAGGCCTATCTACGGCAGAACGTATGCTGCAGGAATATTTGAACAGCATGAAATTAATGATACAGGCACAACGTGATGTGATGCTTTCCTTTATGGGACAGAATCCTCAGGTGAACCCGATGCCTGTTTACAATACACCAATGCCGGCACATGCCACTGAACGCACCATTCCTGTACAAGCAGTTCAGCAGGAAAGAACTGTGGCTGTAGCTGCTACCGCCGTTGCTGTAAAAGCGGCTCCTACAAGAGATATCAAAGCTTTATTACTACAGGTTGTAAGTGATAAAACTGGGTATCCGCAGGAAATGCTGGGTATGGAAATGGACCTTGAAGCTGATTTAAGTATCGACTCTATCAAAAGAGTAGAAATCATCGGAACACTTCGCAGCGAATTAGGAACCTTAGCCAACGGAAACACCAATGAAGATATGGTGATGGAACAACTGGCTGCTATTAAAACCCTAAGCGGATTAGTTTCATGGCTTACTGAATTTTCAGGAGCTGAAACGACAACTGCTCCTGAAAAAAACAGAACAGCTGCTGAAGCAGTTTCAGCACCACAAGCTAAGTCTGCATTATCATTAGAAGACCTTCAAAATGGTATTTTAAATATCGTAAGTGAGAAAACAGGATATCCGAAAGAAATGTTAGGACTTGATTTAGATTTAGAAGCAGACCTTAGTATCGATTCCATCAAACGTATGGAGATCATTGCAGATCTTAAAAACAAGATCGGTTTCGGAGAAAATCTTGAGCAGGCGGATGATGTAATGGAAAAATTGGCAGCTATTAAAACGCTTCGCGGATTGGCAAGCTGGATCAGTGAAATGAGCGGTGACACTACCGAAACAAAAAACGAAGTAAAGGAAGTTAATACTCCTGAAACTACGAATAATGTTTTATCACGTCTTCGCTTTGACATCACGCCTACAAATGCTTCTTCAGTACAAAATACAGATATTTTGCAGGGAAAACGTTTCGCGATTACTCAGGATGATAGCAAACAAACCTCAGCTATTAAAACTGAATTGGAAAAACATGGAGCTATCGTAGAATTGGTAGACGCAGACAAAGATCTTTCACATGTTGACGGATTAATCATGCTAGACCTGTTCTCAGCAACCGATAAACCAAGCATCATCGATCATGTTGATTTGATTAAAAAACTGGATTTTGATAAAGCAAAATGGGTGTATTTAATCTCTGATATTGCAGCTCATATTCAGGAAGTAACTGATGTAAGTGTTTTACGTCATCATCAAGGGTATCCGGGACTTTTCAAAAGTTTAGCGAGAGAATTCGATCATACGACTTGCAGATTCATCAGCTTAAGCACTCCTCAGGAAGTAGATCAAATTGCTAACATTACTTTAAAGGAAATCTTAACGAACGATAAACCTGCTGAAGTTATTTATAAAAACGAGCAAAGACATAAGGTAGATATCATCCCTTCCCCATTGTCCACAAGCTTAAATGAAGCACACATTCAGTTGGATCAAAAATCTGTGGTATTGGTACTTGGAGGTGCACAGGGAATCACTGCAGAGTTGGTGAAACACATGTCTCAAGCTTATCCATGTACTTACATTTTGGTAGGAAGATCAGCAGACCCAAGAAATGAAGTTTCTGCAAAAGAATTGGAAGCCATGAAGACTAAAGAGGAAATCAGAGCTTTCCTGATTAAATCTGGAAAATTCACATCCCCTGCTGAGATTGAAAAAGAGACCACAAAAGTTTATAAAAACAACCAGATCCTACGCACGATACGCGATATGGAAGCGCTTGGAAATACGATTATCTATCAATCATTAGACCTTTGTGATGAAGAAGGATTAAGCAATTTAATCAGTGGTATTTATGAAAAATACAACCGTTTAGACGGAGTGATCCACGGAGCAGGTCTTTTAGAAGACAAATTATTCAAACAAAAGACAACCTCTTCTTTCGGACGTGTATTCGATACCAAAGTAAAACCCCTTCGTGTATTGGCTGAACAACTTCGTACAGACTGCCAGTTCGTTGTGTTATTCTCAAGTATCGCATCAGTATACGGTAACAAAGGCCAGACAGATTATGCGGCTGCCAACAGTGTACTGGATGATTACGCTAACGCTCTGAATAAAAGACTACAAGGAAAAGTAATCTCCATCAACTGGGGACCTTGGAAAGGAGCAGGAATGGTTTCTTCCACCCTTGAATCTGAATACGAACGTAGAGGAATTTCCATGATCCCATTGGATGAAGGAAAAGAAATCTTCCTTAACGAAATAAAATACGGAACTGAAAGCCAAGTGCTTATCATGTCAGGAAATAATTGGTAA
- a CDS encoding beta-ketoacyl synthase N-terminal-like domain-containing protein, with protein MKKTDVAVVGLSCVFPGAQDAQTFWQNIVNKVDSTQSAPADRIDPVHFSDATNPVDRFYCKRGGFIPDYEFNPTTFGILPLAVEGTEPDHLLTLDLVQKALEDAGVFQKNISLEKTGIVIGKGNYTGPGATRAIEIVRTGEQISSLLQELLPQVSSADIEKVKHAFQERKGRFAADTAMGLIPNLVASLVANRFDLGGVAFTVDAACASALIAVDHAVQELQRGRSDMMIAGGVHIGQNAAFWSIFAQLGAMSRQQQIKPFSMDADGLLIGEGCGFVVLKRLEDAVRDQDKIYAVIKGVGVSSDGNGTSVMSPSVKGQLKALEQAWINADLDKNKVGYLEAHGTGTPLGDKTELQTLAQFFGKEEAVPVAGIGSVKSNIGHAMPAAGIAGLIKTCLALHHDTLPPTLYCENPTADMQNTRFEPVQEAKNWSKTGLPKVAAVNAFGFGGINAHVVLEGYDMPKKDKVLLLARPTHAELVSALQNNETTLGEGDFRVAIFDPTPARVEKALKIVSKNLIWKNKQDIWYTSTPLLKDGGKVAFVFPGLDGLAKGEVDSVSRYFGLTAPIETEGEGLLTDALNIFNNCSILDNSLKKLGIIPDMNAGHSLGEWLAGYSSELAEANSVKALIDVLNPETFELKDSKFIAIGAGIDVVQPFISEISDLYISNDNCPNQVILCGSNAALNELVPLLKSKQIFHQVLPFQSGFHSPFIADKLDVILAGMEKAQFQKTKIPLWSATTLEPYPADQAAIRKLSAEHLVEPVRFRELTDKLYEEGARVFIQVGTGGLIGFIDDTLKGKAFSTIPSSVPARSALAQLQRVVASLFVEGKTIALDFLELQQQSKKASGKGIKLELGSPIIRNFKEVKALAQAFETPKQYTASASAMTAKSGHPLVQAFQDNVNDMIRMQEEVLTLFQNRPEITIPRPAQVAPVAQYAAPQAPRSTTFTKDLYVTLESHPYLIDHSLLRQPKGWAHVADMEPVIPMTMIFEQLAEIAEAEIPGTQVHKIMNVSVFQWMNVAQPFEKTVKGQWRGENHAYLDIENFANAEVTLKSKSDPVPTPTFNLSIGDLLPIERTPEEIYDAHMFHGDQYQGITEVSAVGTKGIIGKIKGNGGKGSLLDNAGQLFGLWLQLTLVKDRIAFPVKIRDIEFFGDMHDQEGIFECTCMQTELNDEFAIANIVLKRDGKVWCAITGWQNRRLEIDAALWNVSMSPLHNRLSEEIAPEVFFFHQAYTRVASWDFILKRYFNQTEKQHHQQLLPNKKKNWMVSRVAVKDAVRNLLRQKKNHACFPITFEIRSDEVGKPYLISDFTEDIHISLAHKGKEAVGIARYGKSVGIDMELMEERSEGFYELVFTDNELALLKGKDQAEWTTRFWVAKEAYGKFLGTGLKGNPKAFEVEQIKDDHLWINNIEIKTIKHKNYIIGWTL; from the coding sequence ATGAAAAAAACAGATGTTGCTGTAGTTGGACTATCCTGCGTCTTTCCCGGGGCGCAGGATGCCCAAACTTTTTGGCAGAATATTGTCAATAAAGTAGATTCTACCCAATCCGCCCCGGCTGATAGGATAGATCCGGTGCATTTTAGCGATGCCACCAACCCTGTCGACCGTTTCTATTGCAAACGAGGCGGGTTTATTCCTGATTATGAGTTCAACCCTACCACTTTTGGGATTTTACCCCTTGCCGTGGAAGGAACAGAACCTGATCATTTACTGACCCTTGATTTAGTTCAGAAAGCTTTAGAGGATGCCGGAGTATTTCAAAAGAATATTTCCCTTGAAAAGACAGGAATTGTCATCGGGAAAGGAAATTATACCGGACCGGGAGCTACCCGTGCCATTGAAATTGTAAGAACCGGAGAACAGATTTCCTCTTTATTGCAGGAATTGCTGCCTCAGGTATCTTCTGCTGATATTGAAAAAGTAAAACATGCTTTCCAGGAACGCAAAGGACGTTTCGCAGCTGATACTGCCATGGGATTAATTCCTAATCTGGTAGCTTCATTGGTTGCCAACCGTTTTGATCTTGGAGGGGTTGCTTTTACAGTGGATGCCGCTTGTGCCAGTGCTTTAATTGCTGTAGATCATGCCGTACAGGAACTTCAGAGAGGTCGTTCCGATATGATGATCGCCGGAGGTGTTCACATCGGACAAAACGCTGCTTTCTGGAGTATTTTTGCGCAATTAGGCGCCATGTCCCGTCAACAGCAGATCAAACCCTTCAGTATGGATGCTGATGGATTACTGATTGGTGAAGGCTGTGGTTTCGTTGTTTTAAAACGATTGGAAGATGCTGTTCGAGATCAGGATAAAATCTATGCAGTGATTAAAGGTGTGGGAGTAAGCAGTGACGGTAACGGAACTAGTGTGATGAGCCCATCCGTAAAAGGTCAGCTGAAAGCTTTAGAACAAGCCTGGATCAATGCGGATCTGGATAAAAATAAAGTAGGTTATCTGGAAGCCCATGGTACCGGAACTCCGCTTGGAGATAAAACCGAACTTCAGACCTTAGCACAGTTCTTTGGGAAAGAAGAAGCTGTTCCAGTGGCTGGAATCGGTTCTGTAAAGTCCAATATCGGACATGCTATGCCGGCTGCCGGAATCGCAGGATTAATTAAAACCTGTCTTGCTTTACACCACGACACTTTACCGCCAACATTGTACTGTGAGAATCCTACTGCTGATATGCAGAACACAAGATTTGAACCGGTACAGGAAGCTAAAAACTGGTCAAAAACCGGATTACCAAAAGTAGCAGCGGTGAACGCTTTCGGATTTGGCGGAATCAATGCTCACGTTGTTCTTGAAGGCTATGATATGCCGAAAAAAGACAAAGTATTGCTATTGGCAAGACCTACGCATGCAGAATTGGTTTCTGCATTACAAAATAACGAAACGACTTTAGGAGAAGGAGATTTCAGAGTAGCGATATTCGATCCAACTCCTGCAAGAGTAGAAAAAGCCCTTAAAATTGTTTCTAAAAACCTGATCTGGAAAAATAAACAGGACATTTGGTACACTTCTACCCCATTATTAAAAGATGGCGGTAAAGTAGCCTTTGTATTCCCTGGTTTAGATGGTCTGGCAAAAGGTGAAGTAGACAGTGTGAGCCGTTATTTCGGATTAACAGCGCCTATAGAAACTGAAGGTGAAGGTCTTTTAACCGATGCTTTAAACATCTTCAACAACTGTAGTATTCTTGACAATTCATTAAAAAAACTGGGAATCATTCCAGACATGAATGCAGGGCACAGTTTAGGAGAATGGCTGGCAGGATATTCCTCAGAGCTGGCAGAAGCCAATTCTGTAAAAGCCTTAATCGATGTATTGAATCCTGAAACTTTTGAATTAAAAGATTCTAAATTCATTGCCATCGGAGCCGGAATTGATGTGGTGCAGCCTTTTATTTCAGAAATTTCAGACCTGTATATTTCTAATGATAACTGTCCTAACCAGGTGATTCTTTGTGGTAGCAATGCCGCATTGAATGAATTGGTTCCGTTATTAAAGTCAAAACAGATCTTCCATCAGGTATTGCCGTTCCAATCCGGATTCCACTCTCCTTTTATCGCTGATAAACTGGATGTGATCCTTGCGGGAATGGAAAAAGCACAGTTCCAGAAAACGAAGATTCCGTTATGGTCTGCAACCACTTTAGAACCTTATCCGGCAGATCAGGCAGCGATCAGAAAACTGAGTGCAGAGCATTTGGTAGAACCTGTTCGTTTCCGTGAACTGACAGATAAACTATACGAAGAAGGTGCCAGAGTATTCATTCAGGTGGGTACTGGCGGACTGATTGGATTTATTGATGATACCTTGAAAGGAAAAGCATTCAGCACCATTCCTTCCAGCGTTCCAGCCCGTTCTGCATTGGCACAGCTACAACGTGTTGTCGCTTCGTTATTTGTAGAAGGAAAAACCATTGCTCTTGACTTTTTAGAGCTTCAACAGCAATCAAAAAAAGCATCAGGAAAAGGCATTAAACTGGAATTAGGATCTCCTATTATCCGAAACTTTAAAGAAGTAAAAGCCTTAGCTCAAGCCTTTGAAACACCAAAACAATACACTGCCTCAGCTTCAGCCATGACTGCCAAAAGCGGTCATCCGCTGGTACAGGCATTCCAGGACAATGTGAATGATATGATCCGTATGCAGGAAGAAGTTCTTACTTTATTCCAAAACCGTCCGGAGATTACGATTCCACGTCCTGCTCAGGTGGCTCCTGTAGCACAATATGCTGCTCCACAAGCACCAAGAAGTACAACCTTCACAAAAGATCTGTACGTAACGCTGGAAAGTCATCCGTACCTGATCGATCACAGCTTATTGAGACAGCCTAAAGGATGGGCTCATGTAGCCGATATGGAACCGGTTATTCCGATGACCATGATCTTTGAACAGCTGGCAGAAATTGCAGAAGCCGAAATCCCGGGAACACAGGTTCATAAAATTATGAATGTAAGTGTATTCCAGTGGATGAACGTAGCGCAACCTTTTGAGAAAACCGTGAAAGGACAATGGCGTGGTGAAAATCATGCGTATCTGGATATTGAGAACTTTGCTAATGCAGAAGTTACCTTAAAATCAAAATCAGATCCTGTTCCTACTCCAACCTTCAATCTTTCCATTGGTGATCTTTTACCGATTGAAAGAACCCCTGAAGAAATCTATGATGCACACATGTTCCATGGCGATCAATACCAGGGAATTACTGAAGTTTCAGCGGTTGGAACCAAAGGAATTATAGGAAAGATCAAAGGTAACGGCGGAAAAGGATCTCTATTGGATAATGCCGGACAGTTATTCGGGCTTTGGTTACAGCTTACTTTAGTGAAAGACCGTATCGCTTTCCCGGTGAAGATCAGAGATATTGAATTCTTCGGAGACATGCATGATCAGGAAGGTATTTTTGAATGCACCTGTATGCAGACTGAGCTTAATGATGAGTTTGCCATTGCTAATATCGTTCTTAAAAGAGACGGAAAAGTATGGTGTGCCATCACAGGCTGGCAAAACAGAAGGCTGGAAATTGATGCAGCGTTATGGAATGTTTCCATGTCGCCACTGCATAACCGACTTTCTGAAGAGATTGCTCCGGAAGTATTTTTCTTCCACCAGGCTTATACCAGAGTCGCTTCATGGGATTTTATCCTGAAAAGATATTTCAACCAGACGGAAAAACAGCATCATCAGCAATTATTACCGAACAAGAAGAAAAACTGGATGGTAAGCCGTGTTGCGGTGAAAGATGCCGTGAGAAACCTTCTCCGTCAGAAAAAAAATCACGCCTGCTTCCCGATCACCTTTGAAATCCGTTCCGATGAAGTGGGGAAACCTTACCTCATCAGTGATTTTACAGAGGACATTCATATTTCACTCGCTCACAAAGGAAAAGAAGCTGTGGGAATTGCGAGATATGGTAAATCTGTAGGAATCGATATGGAGCTTATGGAAGAGCGCAGCGAAGGATTCTATGAACTGGTATTTACAGACAACGAATTAGCCTTATTAAAAGGAAAAGATCAGGCAGAATGGACGACCCGTTTCTGGGTAGCCAAAGAAGCCTACGGAAAATTCTTAGGAACCGGATTGAAAGGAAATCCAAAAGCCTTTGAAGTAGAACAAATAAAAGATGATCACTTGTGGATCAACAATATTGAAATCAAAACTATTAAACATAAAAATTATATTATCGGATGGACACTGTAA